One Candidatus Poribacteria bacterium genomic window, TCACCCTTCCATAAGCTCGGTGAAACGCCTGAAGAGATACCTGGCATCGTGAGGCCCCGGCGAGGCTTCCGGATGATACTGGACTGAAAAGATGGGGAGTTTGCGGTGTCTCATCCCCTCAAGCGTCATGTCGTTCAGGTTGATGTGGGTTACCTCCACATCCTCATCCTTTATGGAGTCTATATCCACGCAGAAGCCGTGATTTTGGGAGGTTATCTCGACCCTGCCCGTGGAGAGGTCTTTGACCGGCTGATTTGCCCCCCGATGGCCGAACTTCAGCTTGAAGGTCCTACCGCCGAACGCTAAGCCCAATATCTGATGTCCCAGGCAGATACCGAAGATCGGTTTGCCGCTCTCTATTAACTCCCTCACGGTCTGGACGACATACGGCAGCGCAGCCGGGTCTCCGGGGCCGTTTGAGAGGAATATCCCATCCGGCTCGTAGCTTAGGATCTCCTCGGCGCTCGTTGTGGCAGGCACGACCGTTATCCGGCAACCGTGGTCGCTAAGGAGCCTAAGGATGTTGTGCTTGATGCCGCAGTCCACGGCGACCACTCTGAACCTTCCTGGCTCCTCCCTCTCCTCCCGGCGTCCTGGGACAGGGTTCACCG contains:
- the carA gene encoding glutamine-hydrolyzing carbamoyl-phosphate synthase small subunit: MKAMLALEDGTVFKGESFGAQGEKTGEVVFNTSMTGYQEILTDPSYKGQIVAMTYPLIGNYGCNGLDLESDGPKVEGFVVREYSERPSNWRSQESLASFLERHGIVGIQGVDTRALTRKLRIYGVMRGVISTEDLDPDSLVEKARSAPPMEGSDLVRFVTCHKPYEWEGNGTVNPVPGRREEREEPGRFRVVAVDCGIKHNILRLLSDHGCRITVVPATTSAEEILSYEPDGIFLSNGPGDPAALPYVVQTVRELIESGKPIFGICLGHQILGLAFGGRTFKLKFGHRGANQPVKDLSTGRVEITSQNHGFCVDIDSIKDEDVEVTHINLNDMTLEGMRHRKLPIFSVQYHPEASPGPHDARYLFRRFTELMEG